The Candidatus Anaeroferrophillus wilburensis genomic interval AAATTGCCGTAGCAGTCCAGCCGCTTGGCTATGGTAAGGCGAAAAAATGAGAAAATGAAAAGGGACGTTGTTGAGTTATGGTTTTGTTGCGGCGACGGTTGCTCACGCCGCGACAGGGTAAGGTCATAACCTGATCCATTGTTAAAAACGCCGGGGTTTTCCCCGGCGTTTTTTTTGGCTATTTTATTTCCTGGTCAGCAGGAGGCCCTGGTATTCGGCCACGTGGTCGTAAAATTCCAGGAGAATTTCCTGGGCTTCGGAGGTGGGTCGGCCGGTGGTCAGGAGATAATTTATTTCGTCATCAAAGCGAACCTCAAGCATCTCCATCAGGTGGAAACGCTGGATCTGAAATCCGGCGATCCTGGCAACGGCGTCCAGGTGATCAAAACGGATCGTGTATTCATCATGATCCTTAAGTCGGATCTGCCGGGGGTTTTTATCCTGCCGGTCATAGGTTTGCAACTGGACGGAAAAGGGATAGGGAAGTTCTGTATCCGCCCCATGTTCGGTAATGAATGCGCGTTGAATGCCAGTCTTTCCCAGCTGCTCGACGAAAGCGAGGGCACCGAGATTCAGGTTGAAGCGTGCCGGCAGGTCATCAATTGCCAGGTTGTAAGTGGTGATCAGGCGGCCGACTTCGGCAAGCAGGGCCTCGCCCTCCAGGGTTGCCAGGGTCTCCGGGGGTGCGGCTGCACAAGTGCTGCCATGGGTCAGATGGGGTGCCAGCTCCTGCCGGTCAATATTGGTTGCGGTGGGAAAATCGCCGATGATCTCGTTGGCAATCAGCAGATCGACCGGCCGCCTGACCGTTGGCAGAAAGGCAAAGATATCCTGGCAGATGAAGTCTGCCACCTGATGGCGTAAAGTCTTTTGCTGCTGTTGCAAAAGAAAGTGTGAAATATCAACCATGGTCAGCCGCCGCGGACTGACAACCTGCAGCAGGCCGGCCATCAGGGAGCCGTAGCCGCCGCCCACTTCAATAATCTCATCGGCCTGCTCAGCAAGATCGGTATGCTTGCTGATAAAGGATGCGACGCGAGAACCATAGGCCGCCGGCTTTTCCAGAGCCCTGGCATAGGCTGAATCCGCCGTGGCCAGACTTTGGCAGATGGTTAACTCCCACAGGAGGCTGGGATTTTCGGAGCAGTAGAATGCTTCAGTCCGGTTGATTTGTGCCATAATCAGCCACGCAGCTGGCGGCCGCCGATCAGGTGGTAATGGACATGGAAGACCACCTGTCCCCCCTCCTTATTGGTATTGACCAGGGTTCGGTAGCCGCTTTCGGCAACGTCGAACTGCCGGGCTAGCATTTTGACTGCTTTATGCACCTCACCGACAATCTCCATCTCCTCATCAGGAATATCATTCAAGGTGGGATAATGTTTTTTAGGTACAATCAGCAGATGGATCGGGGCTTTTGGATTGATGTCCTTGAAAGCCAGCAGATGCTCGTTTTCATAAACGATATCAGCGGGAATGGTACGGGCGATAATGTTGCAGAACAGGCAGTCACTCATGTTTTCCTCCTTCGAGACAATCTTATCCAGCATGACCGATTAGCTTATTTCGGGTTGTGATAGGCGAAAATAGTGCTGCCGGCCGGCACCCCCAGATCTTCGGCCACCACCTGGCATTTGCACTGCAGCAGAAAAAAGAGGGACCGATCACAGTGGTTCAGGGATTCATAGTTTCCCTGTCCTTTGGCGATCACCAGTGAAGCAGCAGCAAACCAGTCCGCCATCTCTGAATTCATCTCTTCCAGCAGCAGGGCCGGCGCATGACTGCCGCTGGAGATCACCCGGGCCACCTCGGACATCCCCACCTGACGGGCATCATCCAGGGTGACATCATTGATGATCGGGGATTCCCGGACGGCAAAAACAATCTTAAGATGGGGGTGCAGTTCCTTCATGATGGTGATGAAAATCTTGTCGGCAACAATTTCCCCTGCATTGTCACCAATGTAGAGCAGTGTCGAGGTTGCTGCCAGCTGTTTTTGGAACAGGGAGAAATCATCGCGGGCAAAGGTGTTGCTCTGCTGGCAGGAAAGTTCTTTGGCGGCTTGGAAACCATCATGGCGAACGCCGAAATCGATGAGATTGCCGTTGATGGCCAGGGCGGCGGCGCTGCGCAGCCGGTCGGGAGCATGGTTAATCTGCTGCATGAGCGCAGGCAGCGCCAGCAGGGCTTCGCGGTTTGACTGGTATTTCAGTTCCCGATAGGGATCGGCGACCCCGGTTTCCCGGGCAATGATGCCGTAGACGGTTTGGGAGATCTCCGGTGGCGTCAGTTCCAGCGGCAGCGACGGCAAGGCGGCCATTACCAGACCCATAATGCGCTTCTGCTCGGCTTCATCACCGGTTGTCAGGCGTAGCGTTGCCAGGGTCTGGCGTAAAAAACAAGGATAGCAGTCAAGATAGGTACGCATATGAATGAACGGTGTACGGTATACGGTTGACGATGCAAGGTTAAAGGTTCAAGGTACAAGGCTCAAGGGTGGACGGTAGACGGTGAACGGTTTGTGTCGCAGGGTGGCAAGCAGCAGAGGGCGATAACAAATTTCCATACACCTTACACTTTTTGTGCCTATCGCCTATCGCCTTTTACCTTTTACCGTATACCTTACACCGTTATTTAAACACGGCACCGGTGTTGGCTGAAGTTACCAGCCGGGCATAGCGGGCCATGTAGCCGGTGGTAATCTTGGATGGCAGCGGTTGCCAGTTTGATCGCCGCTCGGCCAGCACATCATCCGCCACCTTCAGGGTCAAGGTTTTTCGGGGGATATCGATGGCGATCAGATCACCCTCCTCCACCAGGCCGATGGTGCCGCCTTCGGCGGCCTCGGGGGAGATGTGGCCAATGGCCGCCCCGCGGGTGCCGCCGGAAAATCTGCCGTCGGTCAGCAGGGCCACGTCCCGGTCCAGACCGACGCCGGCAATCGCTGCGGTGGGCGATAGCATTTCCCGCATTCCCGGTCCTCCCTTCGGCCCTTCATAGCGGATAACCACCACATCGCCGGGGTTGATATCGCGATCCATAATGGCGGCAAAAGCATCCTCTTCCGAGTTGAAAACCCGGGCCGGTCCCTCATGGACCAGCATTTCCGAAGCTACTGCCGATTGCTTGACTACTGCTCCGTCCGGGGCCAGGTTGCCATGCAGGACAGCCAGACCACCAGTGGGATGGTAGGGGTGTGCCAAGGGGCGGATGACATGCTGATCGCGTACTGCCGCCTTTTGCAGATTCTCCTCGACGGTTTTTCCGGTGGCGGTCAGGCAATCAGTATGCAGCAGGCCGGCGGCGGCCAGTTCCTTCATAATTCCCGGGATACCGCCGGCCGCGTGCAGATCCTCAATGTGGTGCGGGCCTCCCGGTGACATGTTGCACAGGTGGGGAACCCGTTCGCCGATATCGTTAAAGTGGTTCAGGGGCAGGGGCAGGCCCGCCTCATGGGCGATCGCCGGCAGGTGGAGCGAGGTGTTGGTGGAGCCGCCGAAAGCCATGTCAACGGCGATCGCATTGGCAAAGGCTTTGGCCGTCAGCAGTCGGCGGAAGGTTATGCCCTGTTCCACCAGAGCGAGAATCTGCCAGCCGGTTTCCTTGGCCAGCCGGATGCGGGCCGCTTCCACCGCCGGAATGGTGCCATTGCCTGGCAGGGCAATGCCCAAGGCTTCGGTGAGGCAGTTCATTGAGTTGGCGGTAAACATCCCGCTGCAGGAGCCGGCTCCGGGGCAGGCGGTATTTTCCAATTCGGCCAGCTGTTCGGCAGAGATCTCCCCGACCTTGAATTTTCCCATTCCTTCGAAGACGGTGATCAGATCAACGGTCTGCTGATGGCAGGAACCGGCCAGCATGGCGCCGCCGCTGATGACAATGGCCGGAATATCAAGGCGGGCGGCTGCCATGATCATTCCTGGGACGATTTTATCGCAGTTGGGGATGAGGACCAAGCCGTCAAAAGGGTAGGCGGTGGCCATCAGTTCGACGGAATCGGCAATCAGCTCCCGCGACCCGAGGGAATATTTCA includes:
- a CDS encoding SAM-dependent methyltransferase encodes the protein MAQINRTEAFYCSENPSLLWELTICQSLATADSAYARALEKPAAYGSRVASFISKHTDLAEQADEIIEVGGGYGSLMAGLLQVVSPRRLTMVDISHFLLQQQQKTLRHQVADFICQDIFAFLPTVRRPVDLLIANEIIGDFPTATNIDRQELAPHLTHGSTCAAAPPETLATLEGEALLAEVGRLITTYNLAIDDLPARFNLNLGALAFVEQLGKTGIQRAFITEHGADTELPYPFSVQLQTYDRQDKNPRQIRLKDHDEYTIRFDHLDAVARIAGFQIQRFHLMEMLEVRFDDEINYLLTTGRPTSEAQEILLEFYDHVAEYQGLLLTRK
- a CDS encoding histidine triad nucleotide-binding protein, with the translated sequence MSDCLFCNIIARTIPADIVYENEHLLAFKDINPKAPIHLLIVPKKHYPTLNDIPDEEMEIVGEVHKAVKMLARQFDVAESGYRTLVNTNKEGGQVVFHVHYHLIGGRQLRG
- the ilvD gene encoding dihydroxy-acid dehydratase; the protein is MRSDMMKKGFERAPHRSLFKAMGYTDEELQRPLIGVANAANEVIPGHIHLDRISEAVKAGIRMAGGTPMEFPTIGVCDGIAMGHQGMKYSLGSRELIADSVELMATAYPFDGLVLIPNCDKIVPGMIMAAARLDIPAIVISGGAMLAGSCHQQTVDLITVFEGMGKFKVGEISAEQLAELENTACPGAGSCSGMFTANSMNCLTEALGIALPGNGTIPAVEAARIRLAKETGWQILALVEQGITFRRLLTAKAFANAIAVDMAFGGSTNTSLHLPAIAHEAGLPLPLNHFNDIGERVPHLCNMSPGGPHHIEDLHAAGGIPGIMKELAAAGLLHTDCLTATGKTVEENLQKAAVRDQHVIRPLAHPYHPTGGLAVLHGNLAPDGAVVKQSAVASEMLVHEGPARVFNSEEDAFAAIMDRDINPGDVVVIRYEGPKGGPGMREMLSPTAAIAGVGLDRDVALLTDGRFSGGTRGAAIGHISPEAAEGGTIGLVEEGDLIAIDIPRKTLTLKVADDVLAERRSNWQPLPSKITTGYMARYARLVTSANTGAVFK
- a CDS encoding DUF89 family protein gives rise to the protein MRTYLDCYPCFLRQTLATLRLTTGDEAEQKRIMGLVMAALPSLPLELTPPEISQTVYGIIARETGVADPYRELKYQSNREALLALPALMQQINHAPDRLRSAAALAINGNLIDFGVRHDGFQAAKELSCQQSNTFARDDFSLFQKQLAATSTLLYIGDNAGEIVADKIFITIMKELHPHLKIVFAVRESPIINDVTLDDARQVGMSEVARVISSGSHAPALLLEEMNSEMADWFAAASLVIAKGQGNYESLNHCDRSLFFLLQCKCQVVAEDLGVPAGSTIFAYHNPK